The window ATCTATGGCTATTGTCTCATGGTTGCCTGACTTATCCTCTGCATCACTGTTCCAATTGTAAATCTGCCAATGATCCTGTGTCATGTAATATTTGCAGGCATAGATCGGTTTATTGTCCAGTATCCCTATCCGCCAATCATAGGCAGAATACAAAAACTCTTGGCAAATTACCATATCGGTTTTTTTGAAAAGCAGGCCTAGTTCACGCTTTGCCTCCTCCTTATTGTTTACCTTTATCACCCCGAGAGAAAATGCACTATCGGGTTGTTTGAGTACTGCCGGGTACCTGATATTATCCAGCAGTTTGTCTTCAAACATGTTCTTGGTTAAAGTGAAAGATTTAGGCGTGCGGATTTTATTTTTCTTAAATAATTCATGCTGGTAAATTTTATTGGAGCAGCGCAGTATAGACCAGGGATCATCTATCACCACCAGACCTTCAGCAAAAGCAAGGCGGGAGAGTTCATAGGTATAATGGTTGACATTGGTGGTTTCCCGGATAAACAAAGCATCAAATTCGTTGATTTTATTGATATCTTCTTTGCCGATAAAAGTAACGTACACCCCTTTTTTATTGGCAAGCTTACGGAATTTCTCAAGGGCTTCCTTATTTGAAGGCGGATTGGCTTCAAAGGGATTGATCAATATAGCCAGGTCATACCTGTAATTATTAAGCCTGGGGAAATTGTACCGTTTTTTGTTGAAGTGCCGCTCTGCAGCATAAAACAAGGTTTCCTTTTGTGCCTCATCCAGATTTTTGAAGGTCAGCACCTTAATATTTTTTATGATCCATTTATCTACCTTAATAAAGTTAATGGTAAATAAGGGCACTTCAAAGACCTGATATAACCTGGCAGCCAACACCTTGTAAGCCTTCAGCGGGGTTTGTCCAAAATACAAATCTAGAGACAGGCTAGTGCCTTTTTCTTTGCTGAGGATTTGGTTTACCTGTTCATTCAACTCATAGGAAAGTGCCTGCACCACATTGGCAATTTGCACATCTTTGATGGTAGAAGTACTTGGTATCACCCTTTGTCCCCGAGCGGAAGCCAAAAGAGAGACATAGTAACCATAACTTTGGTATTTGTAAGAACTACAGAGATTAAAAATCCTGAAATTGGCATTGTTTTGATACAAAGGATTATTGATATACTCTTTTACAGATACTATGGTGGCTTTTAGTCCCGTATTTTGCCAGACGTAAGGTTGATCGATTACGATCAGGTTTTTGTTTCCCTTATCTATTGCTTCTGTCCTAATTTTCATGCCCATCTTCAAGGCATCTTCACCGTTCTGATAATAGTTCTTCAATGTTTTGATCACTTCAAACCCCTTGGACAAATACCAGTCGGTGAGCTTACTTTGGCTTTCCCTCACTTCCAGGGTAATGCTCCTGAAGTTATTAGAAAGCACAAAAGCCTTGATGTATTCCATAATTGCATTGCCTATACCTTCCTTTCTGTATTGAAGTGCTACACTGATAGAATACAAGCG of the Cyclobacterium marinum DSM 745 genome contains:
- a CDS encoding GNAT family N-acetyltransferase, coding for MKLNFRKAGSGDLEFLLNLERESFPEFQQTSASNLKKGLKSSFQELIIAENAADNQPVASAVLFKYKHMLRLYSISVALQYRKEGIGNAIMEYIKAFVLSNNFRSITLEVRESQSKLTDWYLSKGFEVIKTLKNYYQNGEDALKMGMKIRTEAIDKGNKNLIVIDQPYVWQNTGLKATIVSVKEYINNPLYQNNANFRIFNLCSSYKYQSYGYYVSLLASARGQRVIPSTSTIKDVQIANVVQALSYELNEQVNQILSKEKGTSLSLDLYFGQTPLKAYKVLAARLYQVFEVPLFTINFIKVDKWIIKNIKVLTFKNLDEAQKETLFYAAERHFNKKRYNFPRLNNYRYDLAILINPFEANPPSNKEALEKFRKLANKKGVYVTFIGKEDINKINEFDALFIRETTNVNHYTYELSRLAFAEGLVVIDDPWSILRCSNKIYQHELFKKNKIRTPKSFTLTKNMFEDKLLDNIRYPAVLKQPDSAFSLGVIKVNNKEEAKRELGLLFKKTDMVICQEFLYSAYDWRIGILDNKPIYACKYYMTQDHWQIYNWNSDAEDKSGNHETIAIDQVPEEIVSLAVKASSLIGDGLYGVDLKFVEDKVYVIEVNDNPNIDYGVEDQVLGDKLYQLIIDSLINRIEIMKNIRHINLINNKQINSGNQNK